One window of the Granulicella arctica genome contains the following:
- a CDS encoding M48 family metallopeptidase, with translation MRRCILLLLLLAFAPLSQSTLNAQTATPVVVDRQADPGHAAYTLPPEKMKLAVGLFRTRTLLHFAGAGWGILQLVLLLAFAVPARLRDLALRATQSRWGQGFLFTLLLLLLLTVLDLPLGIYGHHLGLAYGLSVQGWASWFADLAKGFGIEWGSTGLAVMLLFWVIRKSPRHWWFWFWIPAMLAVIFGVFISPVLIDPLFDHFELLSAHDPTLVARLEQVVARGPLHIPPDRMFLMRASAKYTGLNAYVTGIGPSKRVVVWDTSIAKGTPEEIQFIFGHEMGHYVLNHIYLGLLFAGALVLAGFWVGFHIVQWLLRTYGARWQLESQNDWAALVVFMLVLSALTFVTEPIANGFSRWEEHAADVYGQEAMHGILADPQAVGVRSFQVLGENSLEDPRRHPFVEWWSYSHPAIWERSAFAASYNPWAPGQKPKYFTH, from the coding sequence ATGCGCCGTTGCATCCTGCTGCTACTCCTGCTGGCGTTCGCTCCACTCAGCCAGTCCACTCTGAACGCCCAGACCGCGACACCGGTCGTCGTAGATCGGCAGGCGGACCCGGGTCATGCCGCATATACACTCCCACCGGAGAAGATGAAGCTGGCTGTCGGCCTGTTTCGAACGCGGACGCTGCTGCACTTTGCCGGTGCGGGCTGGGGAATTCTGCAGCTTGTGCTGCTGCTGGCGTTTGCAGTTCCCGCGCGTCTTCGAGATCTTGCGTTGAGGGCGACGCAAAGCAGGTGGGGACAAGGCTTCCTGTTTACGCTTCTGCTATTGCTCCTGCTGACGGTGCTCGACCTGCCGCTCGGAATCTACGGGCATCACCTCGGGTTGGCATATGGCTTATCGGTCCAGGGTTGGGCGAGTTGGTTTGCCGATCTCGCGAAGGGCTTTGGCATTGAATGGGGCAGTACGGGTCTCGCGGTTATGCTGCTGTTCTGGGTCATTCGCAAATCGCCACGACATTGGTGGTTCTGGTTCTGGATTCCAGCCATGCTAGCGGTGATCTTCGGTGTCTTTATCTCGCCTGTATTGATTGATCCTCTCTTTGATCACTTCGAGTTGCTGTCTGCGCACGATCCGACGCTGGTGGCGCGGTTGGAGCAGGTGGTGGCACGCGGACCCCTCCATATTCCGCCGGATCGCATGTTCCTCATGCGGGCGAGCGCGAAGTACACCGGTCTGAACGCCTACGTCACCGGCATCGGACCATCGAAGCGCGTTGTGGTCTGGGACACAAGCATTGCGAAGGGCACACCCGAGGAGATTCAATTCATCTTCGGACACGAGATGGGGCATTACGTCCTGAACCATATCTATCTCGGCCTGCTCTTTGCCGGGGCGCTGGTGCTGGCGGGTTTCTGGGTTGGCTTTCACATCGTGCAATGGCTGCTGCGGACGTACGGAGCCCGATGGCAGCTCGAATCGCAGAACGATTGGGCAGCTCTCGTGGTCTTCATGCTGGTTCTGTCCGCGCTCACCTTTGTGACCGAGCCGATTGCGAATGGCTTCAGCCGTTGGGAGGAGCACGCCGCCGACGTGTACGGGCAGGAGGCAATGCACGGTATCCTCGCGGATCCGCAGGCAGTCGGCGTAAGAAGCTTTCAGGTCTTAGGCGAGAACAGCCTGGAGGACCCGCGAAGACATCCTTTCGTCGAGTGGTGGAGTTACAGCCATCCGGCTATCTGGGAGCGGTCTGCCTTTGCAGCCTCCTATAATCCGTGGGCGCCCGGGCAGAAGCCGAAATACTTTACGCACTAG
- a CDS encoding histidine triad nucleotide-binding protein, which produces MSDCLFCRIVAGEIPAKRLYEDERCLAFADINPQAPVHLLVIPKQHLASTAHTTAEHAGLLGDLLAAAAKIAVEQKLANGYRIVINTGPDGGQTVDHLHLHLLGGRHMGWPPG; this is translated from the coding sequence ATGAGCGATTGCCTTTTTTGCAGGATCGTCGCCGGCGAGATTCCGGCGAAGCGTTTGTATGAGGATGAGCGATGCCTCGCCTTTGCGGACATCAACCCGCAGGCACCCGTGCATCTGCTGGTTATTCCAAAACAGCATCTCGCCTCAACGGCACACACCACAGCCGAGCATGCAGGATTGCTCGGCGACCTGCTCGCCGCAGCGGCGAAGATCGCGGTCGAACAGAAGCTCGCTAACGGCTATCGCATCGTCATCAATACGGGACCCGACGGCGGTCAGACCGTGGATCATCTCCACCTCCACCTACTGGGCGGACGACACATGGGCTGGCCGCCGGGCTGA
- a CDS encoding response regulator: MTSELTVSDVQSHQAQLPLSDNQGQSEQSSQDGQSISPGMGQSKSSRRRRRKRKNKGPESPGDMAQQGSVAGDAAAPAQAVPSLQGAAQSQAPQQNGFQNGSQAAATGKRWKKKFRDRDRQRPENPGNIAAGAGSQQNSGGFQNNGGSNGFRDSNSHQPGNNGFKRKTSSGSNGGGRQQRGPRSFVGPMDHSYRVTNGNFADTPPSTIETHGNGNYQGRSHGGGGRGGYQSDSQPVDYSQGRTIPIAEDAPTKIYFFIEDLFFIAKIQETARKLGVKVAFIKNDKESIAALVGGEEADLPGLIVFDLNNTSAKPMTLIPKLKAKLKKSTSIVGFLSHLQGDLKAKAVEAGCDTVMPRAAFSQNLPNLLRRYGIVDEEEQNFNQ, translated from the coding sequence ATGACTTCAGAACTTACCGTGTCCGATGTGCAGTCGCACCAGGCACAGCTACCGTTGTCCGACAATCAAGGTCAAAGCGAGCAGTCCTCACAAGATGGTCAATCCATCTCGCCGGGTATGGGCCAGTCCAAAAGCAGCCGCCGGCGGCGACGTAAGCGCAAGAACAAAGGACCTGAAAGTCCTGGCGACATGGCCCAGCAAGGCTCTGTAGCTGGCGATGCCGCCGCGCCCGCTCAAGCGGTCCCTTCCCTCCAGGGCGCAGCTCAGTCACAAGCTCCCCAGCAGAACGGATTCCAGAACGGCTCGCAGGCAGCGGCCACAGGAAAGCGCTGGAAGAAGAAGTTCCGCGACCGTGATCGCCAACGCCCCGAAAACCCGGGCAACATCGCTGCAGGCGCTGGCAGCCAGCAGAACTCCGGCGGCTTCCAGAACAATGGCGGCAGCAATGGATTCCGCGACAGCAATAGTCACCAACCGGGCAACAACGGCTTCAAGCGTAAGACTAGCAGCGGCAGCAACGGTGGCGGACGACAGCAGCGCGGTCCTCGCAGCTTCGTTGGACCGATGGATCACAGCTATCGCGTGACCAACGGCAACTTCGCCGACACTCCGCCTTCGACCATCGAAACGCATGGCAATGGCAACTATCAGGGTCGCAGTCACGGTGGCGGAGGTCGCGGTGGCTATCAGAGCGACTCGCAGCCAGTTGATTACTCGCAGGGACGAACCATTCCGATCGCCGAAGACGCTCCGACGAAGATCTACTTCTTCATCGAGGATCTCTTCTTCATCGCCAAGATCCAGGAGACTGCGCGCAAGCTCGGCGTGAAGGTCGCCTTCATCAAGAACGATAAGGAGTCGATTGCAGCGCTCGTTGGCGGCGAAGAGGCCGATCTTCCTGGGCTAATCGTTTTCGATCTCAACAACACCTCTGCAAAGCCGATGACGCTGATTCCCAAGCTCAAGGCCAAGCTGAAGAAGAGCACCTCGATTGTCGGCTTCCTCTCGCATCTTCAGGGCGACCTGAAGGCTAAAGCGGTCGAAGCAGGTTGCGATACCGTGATGCCTCGCGCAGCGTTCAGCCAGAACCTGCCGAATCTTCTGCGTCGTTACGGCATTGTTGACGAAGAAGAGCAGAACTTCAATCAGTAG